TTACAGCTATTACATGGATTAAATCTGCTGTCGATTTAATAATTATTTCGTTCTTCAACCACACTTCACTATGAAAAAACCTTGAAAGGCACGAAGCCGATCAAGGTATGAAGAGGAACATTATTCGTTATCTTCAACTACTGGAACAAAAGGAGATAAAAATAAATCTTCTTTTAGTTGAATATTACCACGGGCTAAAACGAGTATTCTAAAGTTATTATCGTACCCTTCAATATCTTCATCGTCCCTTGTATATAGTACTCCGTAAGAACCTGATGAATGGTCTGCGATGAATTGATATAGCTTAATTATTTCCTCTGCCTCTGTAGTTTTACGATTCAAGAAGCCGCCCACAGAAAGATAATAATTACCATTAGAAGGGTAAACCTCCAGAAGCCCAGCACTCCAATTTAACTCTAAAATAAATTTTTGTATTTTTTTTACAATCATTTCTAAATTGCCTGCATCAGCTTCTGTAGTTGTCTCATGGATTGTTGCCCAACCGTGAAATTCATACATTATTCTCACCTACTTCAAAGGTTTTGTATCAATTAAAACTTTTATTCCATATCTACTGCTGTACTCATTCAGTTTATCAATTACCGATTGAGCAGGTTGCCCTTCAAAATGGTAATAAACCCTTCTACCAGTTTCCTGAGCAGCCTCGAATGTCGCTTTCATTTGGTCCCGAACACTTTTATTTACGGTATGGAGTGCAGGTTTAGATTGAGCAACATATTGGTCATTAATAGCATCAAACTCTCTACTAGCGGGATCGTTGGAGAACTTAACTCGGGATTGACCACCAATTCTTTCAGCTAATGCATCTGCCGCTGCATCAGGTTTATTTACAACCACCAAATCCCCTGAGTAGCGACCTGCTTTACCAGCTCCCTCAGCCTGCATCCTAAGATTAACCGAATTAGCCGCTTTAACCTCATCATCCGTCAGAGTGGTCGGAATACCTTGTTTTCTCAGTTTACTATACAGCCCACTCGGGCTGTTCGACAACATCTCCTGAACAGTCTGATTCCCTACTGCTGCACTAGTTTGCTGCGCTGCTTTCTGGATTGCCTTGGTTCCAGCTATTTCAGCTGCATCCTTTATCGTAGCTGAAGCAAAAAATTTTGCTGTTATTTTTTCCGTTATTTTATCGGCTAATCGGATAGTACTTTTAACGCCAGATTTTATTACTGCGGCTTCACCAAAAGTAGCAACATTGAAGAGCAAGTTAGCAGAACCTGCACTTCTTTGCAGGAAAGATTTGTCCTTACCGAAAGCCATCTTAGCATCATCGAGAATTATTAGGTTTGCGGTATTAACTATTAGGTTCTTCGTTCCATTTTTAATCGAATTAAACACAGAGCCGCTGCCCGAGCTCTTTGCAGCAGACTTAACAGGTACAGGATCTTTCTTCACGGCTGCTTTAGTTGCCTGGACAACTTGTTCTTCTTTCTTTGCTTTTTTCAGATCCACTGCCAAAACTGTATTTTTTTGCTGCAACTTTGATATTGCAGCCACCGCTGCACTTCCTGCTGCTGACGGACGTGAGCTACTAGTTGAGCCACTGTTTGATGTTGCCGGCGGCTTTGTTACCGTGGCTGGTGGAGTTGCTTTATTATTATTTGCTGGCGCTGACGAAGCAGACTTCTTCGAATTCTGTGCAGGCTTCGTTGGTGCTGGCGGCTCTTGTTTTGGAGGCGGTGTGGACGCCTTCTGCTTAGCCAGAAACAGATGCTCTTGGCGGTCCGCAGCAGCGTCGTTTCGGTTGATCTGGCTTTGAATGGAGCTTGCCGTTGCTTTGTGGCCAGTCGGATCGATATACTGAATCGGATCATTATTGGCATAAGTGTAGCGATTGAGACTGAGCGGGTTATTGTCTTCACCCCAGTAGCTGTCTTCTGACAGGAAACGTCCGATGTACAAATCGTAATAACGTGCCCGAAGGTAGTACAGCCCTGTCTCCCCATCATAATACTCTCCTGCATAACGGATAGATTCCGAATAGGACTCGATGCTTAAAGTAGGATTACCAAAGACATCGTAGTCATATTGGTTCTGTACTTCTCCTGCAGATGATACAGTTTGCACAACATCTCCGTGTCCATTGAACAAATAGTAGGTATATGCCTTAGCCTGATTCATTCTGGCAATGTAGTTAATGCCCCGGATGTAACGGACATTGAGTTTACTGCTTCCGTCCATCTCCAGAATCACATGCTGACGGTCATATACATAATTCGTTTCCTTTGCTATATTCCCTGCTTTAGCACTGCTTACCGTTTTCTTTACCCGTAAGCCGTCTCCATTATAAACATAATCTACAGTTGTCCGGTCTCCCGCCTTCACCTTGACAGCTTTCGTTAAACGGTTGAACCCGTCATAGGCTTGAGTTACTTTTTCGATAAGACTATTAATTTCTTTAGTCTGTGCATCGTAAGTATCTCCCCCGGTAGACTGGTGCATTCCTGTTGTATGCGGCTGGGTATAGGCTGTCCGTTGGCTAAGCTCATTCCCATTCTTATCAAAAAGATAATTAAGGTTAGCAAGCGATTGTTCAGATCATACGTGTACGCTTCTTTAAGGCCACCTTCATACTGTCTCCACATTTCCCTGTATTCTCTCAGTTGTTGAATTGTATCTTAAAAAACTTGAGAGCTGAATTTGCCATGCCATTACCAGGCGACTTCAACTTCTGCCGACTCACTGGGTAGCCTCACAAAAAAAGAAACCTTGAAAGGCACGGAGCCAATCAAGGTAGAAACTTTTGAAAATTATTTTATATAACCTGTCTTAGTATTATCCACTTTTACATCGACAATAATATCATGTTCAACACGTATGACTACCCAAAAATCTTTATCACAATTAGTACAACAGACATATCCTTCACCTTTTGAACTTCCATCCAGTGGTCTTTTCTGATGCGGAGGCTTACTCTGCCCTGTCGCCCATGTTAATGTATCCCCCAATTTGTAGGTATCAAGATTCATCATGCCCATTTTAAATTCGGCTTCTGTATTAACGATTTCTCCACATCTAGGGCATTTTTCTTTAATTAATAGTAAGTTATACATGTTCACTCCCCTATTCTCTTAAAGGATTACGTATTGGCACTTCTAACTTAGATAGAGTTTCTTTATAAAGGTTGAATAACCTTCTTTCATAAGTAAATGCCTCATAACCTGTCGTCTTTGCAAATGCCCCTAGGGCAGCATCACCACGTCCATGAGATGATTTAACTAGACTAAAGACTTGCTGAAACTCATGGGTTTCTGAAATCGCTTTTGCTTGTGACCCTCCAAAGACTTCAACACCTTCTTGTTGTAAAAATGCTTTACGTGAATTCCTTTGGGCGGTAGTACTAACATTAAGGAATTCATTTTGTTGATTAGGTGTAATATAAGTCTTCCCGTCACGGATAATATCCAAGGCTTTTGTATCACTTTTTTCAGCTGCGGCAATCAAGAAATTATTATCAGCAAAAATTGGATTTCTCGATGAAGAACTACCCGTCCCCTCAGCCTGCATCCTAAGATTAACCGAGTTAGCCGCCTTAACCTCATCATTCGTCAGAGTGGTCGGAATACCTTGTTGTCTCAGTTTACTATACAGCCCACTCGGGCTATTCGACAACATCTCCTGAACAGTCTGATTCCCTACTGCTGCACTAGTTTGCTGTGCTGTTTTTTGGATCGCTTTACTTCCGGCTATTTCAACTGCATCCTTTACTACAGCTGCTGTGGCAGCTTTCCCTGCAATTTTTGCTGTTATTTTTTCGGTTACTTGGATAGCACCTTTAACGCTAGACTTAACAAATGCGGCTTCACCAAACGTAGCAACGTTAAGGAGCAAGTTGGCAGAACCTGCACTTCTTTGCAGGAACGTTTTGTCCTTCCCGAAAGCAAGCTTAGCATCGTCGCCTATCATTAGGTTAAACGTATTAACAACTAAGTTCTTCGCTCCATTTTTAATCGAATTAAATACAGAGCCGCTGCCCGAGCTCTTTGCAGCAGACTTAACAGGTACAGGATCTTTCTTAACAGATGTTTTAGCTGCCTGGACAACTTGTTCTTCTTTCTTTGCTTTTTTTAGATCTGCTGCCAAAACTGTATTTTGCTGCTGCAACTTTGATATTGCAGCGGCGGCTGCACTTCCTGCTGCTGATGGACGTGAGCTACTAGTTGAGCCACTGTTTGATGTTGCCGGCGGCTTTGTTACCGTGGCTGGTGGAGTTGCTTTATTATTATTTGCTGGCGCTGACGAAGCAGACTTCTTCAAATTCTGTGCAGGCTTCGTTGGTGCTGGCGGCTCTTGTTTTGGAGGCGGTGTGGACGCCTTCTGCTTAGCCAGAAACAGATGCTCTTGGCGGTCCGCAGCAGCGTCGTTTCGGTTGATCTGGCTTTGAATGGAGCTTGCCGTTGCTTTGTGGCCAGTCGGATCGATATACTGAATCGGATCATTATTGGCATAAGTGTAGAGATTGAGACTGAGCGGGTTATTGTCTTCCCCCCAGTAGCTGTCTTCTGACAGGAAACGCCCGATGTACGGATCGTAATAACGTGCCCGAAGGTAGTACAGCCCTGTCTCCCCATCATAATACTCTCCTGCATAACGGATGGATTCCGAATAGGACTCGATGCTTAGCACAGGATTACCAAAGACGTCGTAGTCATATTGGTTCTGTACTTCTCCTGCAGATGATACAGTTTGCACAACATCTCCGTGTCCATTGAACAAATAGTAGGTATATGCCTTAGCCTGATTCATTCTGGCAATGTAGTTAATGCCCCGGATGTAACGGACATTGAGTTTACTGCTTCCGTCCATCTCCAGAATCACATGCTGACGGTCATATACATAATTCGTTTCCTTTGCTATATTCCCTGCTTTAGCACTGCTTACCGTTTTCTTTACCCGTAAGCCGTCTCCATTATAAACATAATCTACAGTTGTGCGATCTCCCGCCTTCACCTTGACAGCTTTCGTTAAACGGTTGAACCCGTCATAGACTTGAGTTACTTTTTCGATAAGACTATTAATTTCTTTAGTCTGTGCCTCGTAAGTGTCTCCCCCGGTAGACTGGTGCATTGCTGTTGTATGGGGCTGGGTATAGGCTGTCCGTTGGCTAAGCTCATTCCCGTTCTTATCAAAAAGATAATCTACAGTTTTGAGCAGCAACTCCTTCCCTGATGTATCGCTCATCCGCTCTTCAAGCTTCATCAACTGATTACTTGAAGAATACAGGTAGTCACTCTTCTTCAATTTATACTGAAGTGCTTGCTTGGTATCCGGGAAGATATAGCTGCTAGGCTGCAGCGAGGTATAGGTCTCCAGCATAGACTGCCGGTTTCCTGCCCTGTCATAGGCATAGACAGTCGTCTTTCCCGGTGCTTCTACCTGCTTAATACGGCCAGCATCATCGTAGCTGTATGCCGTTGATCCAAAACTATCTGTCTTGGTAATCTGCCGGCCAGCATCATCATAGGTATAACGGTAACTGGAGATCTCAGAACCATTGTTCCGTTTGTTTGTTAAGGTTAGCAGACGATTGTTCAGATCGTATGTATAGACCTCCTTGAGACCATCTTCATACTGTACCATCGTACGGTTGCCATTCTTATCATAGGAATAGGCAGTCTCTTTACCATCATAGTCTACAAAGGCCATCCGGCTGGACTTGTCATACTGGTAAGTTGTGGTGTAGCCCAAGGTGTCTGTCACCGATTCTACATTTCCAATTACATCGTAAGTGTATTTGATCTGAACCTTACTGTCTTTACTAATCTGGAGCAGCTGATTCTGGGAATTATAAGTGTAGCTATACGTTCCGCTCTCATCATTCATGCCCGTCCGATTTCCAGCTTCGTCATAGCTATAGTTAATTTTATCCCCAGTCTCTGCTACTCTCATCTCAGTTAACAGATTCTGATTACTATATAAATATAGTGTACTATTTCCCTGACGGTCGATCATACGCTGCTTGTTCAGTGCCAGATCATAGGTGTAACTGATGGTTGCATTGCCAGCATCCGTGACGGATTGCAGTACCCCAAAAGATCCATAGCGGTACTGGGTAACTTTACCTCTTCCGTCTTTCATGGACTGCTTGTTGCCCATACGGTCATAGCTATAGCTGATCTCCACATCCAGCGCATCAGTAACCTGAGTTAAACGTCCAGCATTATCATATTCATAACGAATAGAGTTGCCAAGAGCATCCGTTTTTTGAATAAGGTTACCGTAAATATTGTACTGATAAACAGTAGTGAAGTTACTTGTGCCATTTTTACTTGCTAATACCGGATCAATAACAGCAGTCACACGATTGCCTAAATCATAATGATAAATAATTCCATACCGGGAGCCATCGGTCTCTCCTGCCGCATAGCCTTTAGCATCAATGCTCTTGACCATATTGCCCTTCGCATCATAAATCTTCTTGCCGACTACTGTACCATATGGGTCAATGGTAAGAGATACTCTATTTAATTTGTCATAGGTGTATGACATACTGTAGCCCTTGGCATTGGTATCCGCGATTTTATTCCCTGCCAGATCATAAGCTGTTGTAAATTTGTTGCCTTCCGGGTCAGTAACTACAGTAACCCGGTTAACAGGATCATACGCATACTGTGTTACGAATCCCCTCTCATTCTTATCCGAAACTCTATTCCCTGCTGTATCATAGGCGAACTGTCTTACGAGCTCTGTTGAACCTTGAGCACGAATCACCTTTTCCACACGGTTCATAGCATCATAGGTATAATTTACAGTGTATGCCTTGCGGTTAGCTGAATCAGTGGACAAAAATCCGTTCGCTCTAGGATCTGCTTCTTGAATTTTGTTGCCTAGCACATCATAGCTGTAAGTTGTAATCTGCATGATTCTATCCGGATAGGTTGAATCCATTAGATTAGCTAGATTAGGCAGAGTTGAATAACCTTCAACACTGGCCTTATCCAGCCACCCGATCCGTTTCACCATGCGGTTCTGGGAATCATACTCATACTGCTCCACATCCTTGAGATCGGAATCTCTCAACTTTTCTGATTTGATGAGATTACCATTCTTGTCATACTCCATGGATGAGCTGGCACCGCTGTTGTCAATGACGCCTTTAAGCAGATTGTTATCGAAATAGATATAAGTAGTTTCCCGGTTAGCAGAATCTTCTTTGGATCCCGATACAATCTTCTTAGTCATATTTCCTGCTGCATCATAATGGAAGCTCTCTACAGCGTAAATCACGTTTCTGCTCTCATCGAGTGCAAGAGGTGATTTCTTTTCGATGAGCCTGTTTCCGGCATCATAGTTGAACAGGGTTATGCTGTCTGCTTGATCTTTTACCGACACCAGATTCCCGTTAAGATCATATTTGTTTTCAACTGTATACCCATAGGGGTCTTTTACAACTTTTTCTTTGCCAAATGAAGTGTAGCTGGTAGTAGTTACTGCTCCAAGCGGATTGGTCTCGGAAGTCTTTCTGCCCTGCTTATCAAAGGTATACTCGAAAAACCCGCCATCTGCATAAATAATTTTAGCAGGTGTTCCGTCAGGATTGACTTCATATGAAGTCGTGTTGCCCCGTTCATCCGTTCGAGCCAGCAAATGATCAAGCACATCATATTCATACCGTTTACTGTCGCCCAGAACATTGGTTTCTTTAATCAGCCGGCCAAGCCCATCATATAAATAGGTTGTACCTTTGGAAGAGCCAATATTGCCTGAGTACCTGAGACCATCCACTTTTTTGGACATCTGTCCCTTAGCATCATATTCGAGGTATTCCACGACCGTCCCTTCAGGAGATACTGTGGATAGTCTGCGGTTCATCTTGTCGTACGTATACGACATCCCCTTCATACTCAAGACCTGATTGGTACTATCCAGCTCTTTCTTGTATTGATTAGGTGAGATTTCCCGAATCAGATTACCACTTAAGTCATAGATGTATCGTGTTACAGCCAATCCGCCGTCTGCAGCGGGCAGACTTTTACGCAGCACACGATCAAGTGCATCATATTCATAGCGGGTTTGCATTCCAATGGAATTGGTCTCGGTTAGTACATTGCCCGCAGCATCATATTGATATAGTGTTGAACCTTTCATAGCATCCGTCTTCTTCAGCAGCTGCTTATCATAATTATATTCGAATGAAGTTGTGTTCCCCTTGGCATCGCTCTGGCTTAACAATTGATCATTCTTAGAATAGGTATAGGTTGTTGCTGCCTCCAGACGATCCACATATTCATTGTCAAAAACAGCCCCCGGTAAAAAACCTGCACTGATATCTGCAGTCTTAACCAGTAAAGCACTTTTGGTAAGCCGTGATCTGGAGTCATAGCTGTTCCGTGTAATATCATAGTTATTATCGCTACTCTTTTGATAAGTCGTAATCACATTCCCGGCACGGTCGTAATCCTGTTTACTCTCTCTGCCAAACGGTCCTGTAATCTGAATAACTCTTCCGCCCTTATCATAGATCTGCTGAGTAAGATCCCCCATGCTGGTCTGAGTTACGGCTCCATTTTTATTAGAGACAATGAGTTGAAAGGTTTCTGTCGAGAGTAATTTAGCAGCTTCATCATACTTCATTAGGGTAAACCGGTAATACGTATTGGTTTGATCCGCACGAATATATTCTTTTTTGGATATTTGATTACCCGCTAAATCGTAACCGTAGTAAATAGACTTCCCATTCTGGTCTGTGCTTTCCAGCAATTCGCCTTGCGATGAATAACGGAAGGACTCAGAAGTGCCGTCTGGATATTCTATTAGATAAGGAGAGCCAAAAATAGTATTGTAGCTTTTGGTCTGTTGGCCTGACTTATCTGTGTTTATAGTGACCCATTTACCTGTAAGATCATAGTCAACTGTCGTACGTGAGCCGTCAGCATAGGTTGTTTGCTTCAAACGGCCTCCAAGATCATAGAGATATGAAGTAGTATGAACAAGCCCGTCAGTCTCGCTCACTACATTACCAGAACCATCATAGATAAGCTGTTTGCTGATTTTTCGGATGCCCTGTTGTTTGTTATCATACGCAGCCTGGGCTGAGATAATCTCAACAGGCTTATCAATAACATTATATTGATATAACAGACCTATAGACTGCTCTGGATGAGTAGCATTATACCCTTCTCCATCGACATCCTTAACAAGGTTGTCCCTACCATCATATTCCTTGTAAGCAATGACCTCACGATTGGTTCCGTCAAAGGCAATAGTCTTTATTAACCGGTTCTCTGCATCATACATATTCTCAATGCCAGGAGCCTGTTCCATAGCAAGAGCAGAATATCTTGAATCCACAGTTTTTAACAAATTGCCCATCGTATCATACTGATAACGGCTTGAATTCCCCAAAGGATCAGTTGTCCCTATTGCAAAACCTAATCCATCGTAAGTATAAGAGGTTGTCCGCTCTGTTCCATCAATTACTGACGTCTCAGCAATCAGATTGCCGGACTTGTCGTATTGATAACGGCTGATTCTAGGCCCCTTGTCATTAAAAGGCTTGGAGGTAGATACCTTAAGATTTCTATAGTTGTACGTATTCTCCTCAGTATCATAACCCGTACCATTGAATCGCCTCATCTTCAGAAGGTTTCCTTCGAGGTCATATTCATTTAATGTCTCATAGGCCCCTCTTTCTACAAGTGATCCGTCCTCCCCTTTTTCTTTGGATGATCCTGTCTCTGACGTTATGTTTCCGGCAAAATCATATTGATAATTCTGTACAATCTGTTTTGTCCCAGTTGAATCTGCGTATTCTACAGTTTTAGTTTTGTTCCCGTTTGCATCATATTCGTTAGATGTGTGAGAACGGGTAGCAGCGTCCAGGCTGACATATTGATCTGTCACTTGGTTGAGCGAATCATATGAAAAGGAGGTTACTGAAGAATCCTTGTTAGCTCCTGCTGAATACAGCCCTTGCGTAAGTTTAATCCTGTTATTCACCGCATCATATTGGCTATTTGTATAGAAATAATCCGAACTTCCCGCCTGATAGATTTTTTGAATGGTGTTTCTACCCAATCCATCGTAGATCCACTCTGTGGTTTTCCCGCCGGGAGCCTTCTCGGAGACAGGTTGTTCCATCGCGTTATAGCCATATTCTGTCGTGTTACCCAGCGCATCAGTGGCGCTAATCTTTCTTCCCAAGGCGTCGTAAGTGTAACGGGTAGTATGCTTGCCTTCGTCAGTGTCTGTTATGAGGTTGCCGACATAGTCATAAGTGAAGGTTGAGGCGTAATACGTCTGACGATCCGGCGTAACCTCTTGCTTAATCAATTGGCTCTCCAGGTCATAGTAGTACCTTTTACCATAACCTTCTTCATTCGTAATCGTCATACGCATAGGAAACTGGGGAGAAGAGTTGATCTGATAATCAATTTTCACTGCTGCCTTAAGCGCCTTATCATTGTCATAGAAGGATTTCTCTACAATCTGCTGATTACTGTCGTAGGCATAGCGTGTGCTATGTCCATTACTATCAATTTCTTTAGTCAGATTGCCAAAAGCATCATATTGCAGGGAGGATAACCTCTTCCATGTACCTTGGCTATTGATGCTATGGCTCAACAAATTCCCCTGAATATCATACTCATTCAGATACTTGTAATTCCCCGCATCCGTATACTGAATCTTGAAGTTAGCATACGGACTCTCCTGATAATCGTACTGGAGTGCCTTATTATCTGGTCTGATGTTCTTGAGTACACGGCCCACTGCATCGTATTGATACGATGTCTTGTTGCCATTCGCATCGATTTCACTAAGGATATTGCCGGTCTGCATATCATAGGCATAGGTTTTGGCAGAAGTCTTGCCATCCGCCTGCTGATATTGCTTGGTCAGGTAAGCCCCTTTGGTATTTGTACCATTGGCGTCGATACCATATTCATAGTGAGTGGTGAAATCCTGGGAACGGTCATGTGCCGTTTTACGGATCAGATTGCCATAGGAATCATAGGCGTACTCTGTGACTAGCCAGGGATTCGCCGGATCATTCGTTGCTTTGCTCTCTTTAATTACATTGCCTTTACTGTCAAGCTCATAGTTGGTCTGAGCAGATGTATTCTGATCCAGCTTCCAGGTCTTCTGGGTCAGAATATGATATTTATTAATATCATAGGTAAATAGTTCGGTGTGTTCATTGTTCACCGGATAACCCTTGCTGTCACGTTCAGCAATGGGTCCGGTATGACTGGTCATATTGCCGTACTCATCATAACGGTAGTTCTCAATGCTATGAACCGGCTCACCTGTAGCCTGCCCGCCAGTCACTTGATAGATAAGCGTCTCCTGTTTCTTGACCAGCTTCAGTTCATCATGCTCACTGGTAACGATCTCCTTGTGATTTTTGCCCAGCTTCTCAGTGAGAATCATTTCCTGATTACCGTTGTATGTATATTTGACCGTGCTGCCGTTAACATCTGTGATGGTTGTGTAATAACGGTATGTATCTTTTAGGTAGGCCTTATCATCCTGCTTATAGTCTGCCGTGCCGTACCCGTCAGCTTCATTGGTATAGGTGTAGGTCTGCTTGTTATAGGTATCGGTTAAGAGTTTATCCAGAAAGTTGGGTTTGGCAGGATCGAAGCCTTTCTTGATCAGATCCTTACTCTCAAAAATCTTTCTGTACTGCATACTGCCTTCGTTCAGCCGTTTGGTGTAGGTGTTATATACATAGCTCTTCGCCTTGTTGCTCTTCACTTCATCTACCAGTACAAGATTCTCGTAACGTGAATACGCAGAATATTTATCTTTATTGAAGTAGGTGAAGCCCAGATCAGGCTGCTCATACCAGAACATGAATTTCGGTTTCGCATCCGTGTCATATACTCTTTGCAGCCGGGTCCGTATAACATGCTTGGAATCATTAACGAGCGCCGCTGACTTGTCGTACACAATACTTTTATCGCCCGGAAGATGGACAATCACTTGGAACTTACCCTTTAGATCTCCGGAATCCGTATTATTGGGGCTTTGCGATGCGTTATAATAGTTGTTCGCATTTACAGGAGAATCAATGCTGATCGGGCCTACTGTGTAATTGATGTCCTCTTTGTATTCAATCGTTGTATCGCGGCCCACCGAATCCGTAATTTTGGAGATCAGCTTTTTGTTTATGGAATGACCATCCATATAGTAATTCAATGACTCATACTGAAAATTAATAGTGTTGCCATACCGGTCCACGATTCCCAAGATCCGGCCGTCTTCGGCAAAATAGGTATTCTTCCCATCCTTGCCTGTCATTACATACTTGGAGGTTCCGTCTGCTTGTCCATTCTGATAAGCGGCAGTCTCACGGACTACTACATCTTTCACAGTCTGGCCCTCTGGCAAAAATACATAGGCTCCGTCCAGATTCGCAGGCTTAAGACGGTATACATCCCCGCTGTCCGTATGCAAAAACCTATGGCTGGAGCCGTCCGAATTCACCTTCACTTCAATACTCGGGAAGGAGAAGCGCATACCCATGCCGAGGTTATATCTGTCTTCATAGAAGGAGGAGGTTTTGGCATAAGAGAAGGCCCTGTCTACCCAGGCTCCGTCTACATAATTCACTTCCATCTCTTGCACATTCGCTGTTTCATTCTTATAGATTCGTTTGAATTCAAGATCTAATCCGTTCTTGCCAGGCAGGACATAATCTGTCTGAGTGATGGTTAGTGAACCACTCTGAGGGCTAATTTCGTCAATCGTTTCATTGGTTCTTAAATATGCCGGTGAGAGCATAGTATTGTACTTTTGTTTGGGACCAACCAGATTGTTCAATTGATCCTGTAAGGTCTCGGCACTTGCTGCCGGTAAGAAAAACATCATCAAGATAAAAGAAGCCAATGATATTCGGATACATGCTTTCTTCACAAAGCTACCCCCGTCTGCCTGTTAGTTATTGCCCGTACTTTTCCGTATAGGTCTGGGCCATGATCATTTCATCTGAAAAACCTTGCGCAACTCTAGTAACTACAACTTTGGCAGACTCTCCAAGCTTCTGTGCCAGTACAAAAGCATGTGTAACCTGCTGCTCGGAAAGCTTATCATCCCCAGTATATTCACGAACTTCTTCCGCTGTTATCTGAACCCTTGGAAATGGATTTCCGCTGTACAATACCTTTTCCCGTTCAAAAACGCTACTCCATTTACCACTTTTCAGCTTCTCATTCAATAAATCTCCAAACAGCTTGCCGGTTACGAAAGATAGCCTGTCCGCGATCATAATATCGTCAGAGGTTGCTCCTTGCACCTGCATTAGCAGCTCTAGTTCTTCTGATTCGAAGGATCTGGGAATAAACTCTTTATGAGTCTCACGATATTCTGTGAAAAGCGTCTCCCAGGACTTGCCTGCGCTTCTGGCCGCAAGCATTGCGTTCCAATCATTCACATTACCGAAATTGTGGTATAAGAAATCATAAGCGGTTAATACCGCAGCACGGCTATAACCATCAGCAACCAACTCTTCAATCTGCTTACGGTATGTCTCTTGAACACTGAATTCTTTCAGGAACTGATCATATGAACTTTGAACCACTTCAGACTGCACAGGTCCAGCGTTCATTCCATGATTGTCCCCGGTCTCCGC
The window above is part of the Paenibacillus sp. FSL H8-0048 genome. Proteins encoded here:
- a CDS encoding Imm7 family immunity protein, with product MYEFHGWATIHETTTEADAGNLEMIVKKIQKFILELNWSAGLLEVYPSNGNYYLSVGGFLNRKTTEAEEIIKLYQFIADHSSGSYGVLYTRDDEDIEGYDNNFRILVLARGNIQLKEDLFLSPFVPVVEDNE
- a CDS encoding RHS repeat-associated core domain-containing protein produces the protein MHQSTGGDTYDAQTKEINSLIEKVTQAYDGFNRLTKAVKVKAGDRTTVDYVYNGDGLRVKKTVSSAKAGNIAKETNYVYDRQHVILEMDGSSKLNVRYIRGINYIARMNQAKAYTYYLFNGHGDVVQTVSSAGEVQNQYDYDVFGNPTLSIESYSESIRYAGEYYDGETGLYYLRARYYDLYIGRFLSEDSYWGEDNNPLSLNRYTYANNDPIQYIDPTGHKATASSIQSQINRNDAAADRQEHLFLAKQKASTPPPKQEPPAPTKPAQNSKKSASSAPANNNKATPPATVTKPPATSNSGSTSSSRPSAAGSAAVAAISKLQQKNTVLAVDLKKAKKEEQVVQATKAAVKKDPVPVKSAAKSSGSGSVFNSIKNGTKNLIVNTANLIILDDAKMAFGKDKSFLQRSAGSANLLFNVATFGEAAVIKSGVKSTIRLADKITEKITAKFFASATIKDAAEIAGTKAIQKAAQQTSAAVGNQTVQEMLSNSPSGLYSKLRKQGIPTTLTDDEVKAANSVNLRMQAEGAGKAGRYSGDLVVVNKPDAAADALAERIGGQSRVKFSNDPASREFDAINDQYVAQSKPALHTVNKSVRDQMKATFEAAQETGRRVYYHFEGQPAQSVIDKLNEYSSRYGIKVLIDTKPLK